A genome region from Anastrepha ludens isolate Willacy chromosome 3, idAnaLude1.1, whole genome shotgun sequence includes the following:
- the LOC128856574 gene encoding E3 ubiquitin-protein ligase MARCHF2: MQGLSEATAIRLFNSVVATDQLTAPITALNAVSLTPVNAVDERKSVTAVHSTNEFGNTCRICRCNRSDIQLTPCPCQCRGSVGFVHLPCLKRWILHRRGTHCEICNAPFDIPDEKLNLRRMLRALFCARCGGSIMKHLLFSLSLLPLAHVVLQQVLICMDNINTSPNEHLTVQEVVVASCALLTSSALFFHFFEFITTRFLLIRNILNQWWMFGNQENFTVIEVDSEYFDVF, from the exons ATGCAGGGACTATCGGAGGCGACGGCCATACGTTTATTCAATAGTGTCGTAGCAACAGATCAGCTGACTGCTCCGATAACGGCACTCAATGCTGTCTCACTTACGCCAGTCAATGCTGTAGACGAGCGCAAATCGGTAACGGCGGTGCATTCGACAAATGAGTTTGGTAATACGTGTCGCATTTGCCGTTGCAATCGAAGCGACATACAACTAACGCCATGTCCATGCCAATGTCGCGGCAGTGTG GGTTTTGTGCATTTGCCGTGTCTGAAGCGTTGGATTTTGCATCGACGCGGCACACATTGTGAAATTTGCAATGCTCCATTCGACATACCGGATGAGAAGTTGAATTTACGCCGCATGTTGCGCGCTCTGTTCTGTGCGCGTTGTGGCGGTTCTATAATGAAACATTTGCTCTTTAGCCTCTCACTGCTACCGCTGGCTCATGTGGTGCTCCAACAGGTACTCATTTGCATGGATAATATCAACACTAGCCCCAACGAGCATTTGACAGTGCAGGAAGTGGTGGTGGCATCGTGTGCGCTTTTAACTTCAA GTGCACTCTTCTTCCACTTCTTCGAGTTTATAACTACTCGTTTCCTACTCATTCGCAATATTCTTAACCAGTGGTGGATGTTTGGCAACCAGGAGAATTTTACAGTCATCGAAGTGGACAGTGAATATTTTGATGTGTTTTAA